The genome window TCAGCCCGCGGAGGTGAGCGTGTCGATGAGCGGCTGCCATTGCGCCTTCATCGGGGCGTAGAGCTTCTGCGGGCGGTCATGCAGGGCGGCGCCCTCGGCGGCGAGATCGCCGTAGGCGGCGCGCTCGGTGACCCAGGCCAGCGGCTGCTGGCCGATCTTCTCGAAGAACCCGGCGAGGGAGGTGGCGGCGCGGGCCTGGGGGCGCACGCGCATCGCCAGCAGGTGCAGGCGCGCCTTCCCCTTGCGGATGCGCTTGAGGTCCTCGACCTCCCTGAGGAAGCGCCGGGTGCTGTCGGCGTCGAAGACCGAGGGCAGCACCGGCACCACCACCGCATTCGCCTCGCCGATCAGGGCCGCGGCATTCTCCACGTCCAGCGCGCCGGGGGCATCGATCACCAGCCAGTCCAGCTTCTTGGGGCGATTGCCGAAATCGCCGGAGGCGGTCCAGTCCAGGGCGCGGATCGGCGCGAGCGCGGCCGGGCGCAGCTTCAGCCAGCGCAGCGCGGATTTCTGCGGGTCCGCATCGGCCAGCGCCACCCGCGCGCCCCGGGCCCCGCCGGCCTGTGCCAGGGCCGCGGCGAGGGTGATCGCGGTCAGCGTCTTGCCGCAGCCGCCCTTCCGATTGGCGATGAGGATGGTCTTCATCCGGCGTCTCCCTCTTCGGCCCCGCTTGCAGCAGCCGGGCCGCTATGCAATTGCTGTCAAGGAATTGATGCAATTTGATGGGGTAGAATGCAAATCATCACGACGACCGAGGATCTCGCCCGATTCTGCTCCGACTGCGCCACGGCTCCCTACGTCACGGTCGATACGGAATTCCTGCGCGAGAGGACCTACTACGCCCAGCTCTGCCTCGTGCAGCTCGCCAGGCCGGCCGCGGAGGGCGAGGATGACGAAGCATCCGCCGCCATCGTCGACCCGCTGGCGAAGGGCCTTTCGCTCGAGCCGCTGTTCGAGCTGATGCGCAATACCGGCGTGATGAAGGTGTTTCACGCCGCACGGCAGGACCTCGAGATCTTCTACACGCTGATGGGCTCGGTGCCGGAGCCGATCTTCGACAGCCAGGTGGCCGCGATGGTCTGCGGGCTGGGGGATCAGGCGAGCTACGAGTCGCTCGTGCGCCGGGTGGCACGGCAGGGGATGGACAAGTCCGCCCGCTTCACCGACTGGTCGCGCCGGCCGCTGAGCGAGAAGCAGCTCTCCTACGCCATTGCCGATGTCACCCACCTGAGGGTGATCTACGAGGCGCTCTCCGCGCAGCTGGCCGAGAGCGGCCGCACCGCCTGGGTGGACGAGGAAATGGCCATCCTCACCTCGCCCGCCACCTACGACATGGACCCCGAGGAGGCCTGGCGCCGGGTGAAGACCCGCACCACCGCGCCGAAGTTCCTTGCCGTGGTACGCGAGCTGGCGGCCTGGCGCGAGCGGCAGGCGCGAGAGCGCGACGTGCCGCGCAACCGGCTGCTGAAGGATGACGCGCTGCTGGAGATCGCCTCCAACAAGCCCACCACGCTGGAGGAGCTCGGCCGCTCACGGCTGCTGCAGCGCGAGGGCCGGCGCAACGACATGTCCGACGGGATCCTGCGCGCGGTGGCCGCGGGCATCGCCTGCCCGCCGGACAAGCGGCCCGTGGTTCCGGAACCCTTCGTGCCGAAGCCCGGCGGCCAGGCGCTCGGCGACCTGCTGCGCGTGCTGCTGAAGGCGAAGGCCGAGGCCAGCGGCGTGGCCCCGCGGCTCATCGCCTCCAGCGCCGATCTCGACCGGATCGCCAGTGGCGAGGACGCGGACGTGCCGGCGATGAGCGGCTGGCGCCACGAGGTGTTCGGCGGCGATGCAGAGCGCCTGCGCGAAGGGCGCATCGCGCTTTCGGCCGACCAGGGCGGCGTGAAGCTCATCGAGATCTGAGGCGCGCCGCCCGGGCCGGGCGCGCCCGGCAGGCCGGTTCCGGTGGCTCAGGAGCTGCCGGCCGGGGCCGGGGCGGGGGCAACCGGCGGGATCGGCCGTTCCAGGCCGCTGTCGGTGCCCACCACGCGGATCTTGCGCGCGCCGGCCAGGATGTCATCTCCCACGAACTGGGCGGCGATCATCGAGCGGGCGCTCGCCGGCCCGGCGCCGACCGGGCTCGCATCGGGCGGCAGGGCCACGGCTTCGAGCACCACCGCCCCGTCCGCGGTGGGGCGTCCGCCGTCCAGCAGGCGCAGTTCGGGGGCGTAGAAGCCCTGCAGCGGGGCGGTCGCGGTCACCTGGACGAGCACGCCGCGGAAGCCCCGGCCCACGTCCAGCGTGTCGACGGTGGCGAGGCGCACCTTCGCGGCCGCGACCTCGGCGCTGGTCTGCGGTCCGTCCGGTTCGCTCAACGGGTTGGCGACACTGTAGCTGCAGCCGGCCAGCATCAGCGCAATCGGTATCAGTGCAAACGCGGAACGTATCATGGGTCTCCCCGCTAAAGACTTGGTTGGACGATTGCGATAGACCGGAATCGCATCAATTGGAAGGCCGGGGCGCATGCGTGCGACACAAGACCGAGGCATCCTGCTGCTGGGCGGGGCCCGGGAGGCGGAGGACCTGGCGGCCGCGCTGAGCGCCGGCCCCGGGGCCGGCGCGCTGCTGATCCGCCCGCCGGGGCTGCGCGGAACCGGGTTCGACACCCCCGCGACCAGCCTTCCGCCCGGCGATGTCTCCGGGCGCGCGCGGCTCGGCCGGGGCTGCGCCGCGGTGGTCATCGCCACACATCCTTTCGATGCCGCCGGCACGGCTTCCGGGGTGGCGGTGGCGCGGGCCCTCGGCCTGCCGGCGCTCAGGCTGCTGCGGCCCGCCTGGCGGCCGGGCCCGGGCGACGGCTGGCAGCAGGTGGAGACGGCCGGCGCGGCGGCGGAGGCTGCCGCCGGGCGTGGCGCGCGGCGGGTGTTCCTCGCGGTGGGGCGCGACCGTCTCGCGCCCTTCGCCGCCGCGCTGCCGGAGGCGGAGCTGTTCGTGCGGGTGCTGGGGCCGGGCCCGCTGCTGGCCCGCGGGCAGGTGCTGGAGGCGCCGGGGCCGTTCACGGCGGCCGGCGAGGCGGAGCTGTTCGCCCGTCTGGGCGTCGACCTTGTGGTGGCGCGCAACACCGGGGGCGCGGGCGGCTGGCCGAAACTCGCTGCGGCCCGCGCGCTCGGCCTGCCGGCGATCCTGCTCGCGCAGCCCGCGCCGCCGCCCGGCCTTGCGCGCGCGGCGACGGTCGCGGCGGCGGTGCGTTGGATTTCAGGCAAACTCGGGGTGGAAATTCCACCCGGCGTGGCTTAAGTCAGCCCATTCTGCAAAGGGGATTTACCTGTGGCTGCTGCGGACTTCGAAGAAATCGTCGACGCGTTCGAATTCCTGGAGGACTGGGAGGACCGGTACCGCCATGTGATCGACCTCGGCCGCGAGATGGACCCGCTGCCGGAGGCGCTTCACACCGAGGGCGCGAAGGTGCACGGCTGCGCCAGCCAGGTGTGGATGATCCCGCGCGTGCAGGGCACGGGCCCGGAGGCCGTCGTCACCTTCGACGGCGATTCGGACGCGCTGATCGTGCGCGGGCTCATCGCCGTGCTGCGCACACGCGTGAATGGCGAGACCGCGGGCACGCTGTGCAACCTGGACATTGTGGCCGAACTCGCGCGGCTCGGTCTCGACAAGCATCTTTCGGCGCAACGCTCCAACGGGCTGCGGGCGATGGTTGCCCGGGTCCGGGAAATCGCGGAAACTACGGCAAAAGGGTAGGGCGGTCACACGCCCTGAACCTGTCAGTTCGGGGAGGTGGTCGTCATCGGGCCCGGTCAGGGTCCGGAAAGGGAAAAGGACGTCGATCATGTCGAACCTGCTGAGCGATCTGCTCTCCACCCGGGACTGGCTGATGGCCGACGGGGCGACGGGAACCAACCTGTTCAACAGCGGCCTGCCCACCGGCGAGGCGCCGGAACTGTGGAACTTCGACGCTCCGGAGAAGATCCGGGACCTCTATCGCGGTTCGGTGGACGCGGGTTCGGACATCATCCTCACCAATTCCTTCGGCGGCACGGCGAACCGGCTGAAGCTCCACGGCCTGCAGGACCGGGTGCACGAGGTGAACGCCCGCGCGGCCGAGCTGGCGCGCGACGTGGTCTCGAAGGCCGGGCGGCCGGTGGTGGTCGCCGGGTCCATGGGGCCCACGGGCGAGCTGTTGCAGCCGGTCGGGCCGCTCACCTTCGAGGAGGCGGTCGCCTCCTTCGAGGCGCAGGCCAGGGGGCTGATCGCCGGCGGGGCGGACGTGCTCTGGGCCGAGACCATCTCCTCGGAGGAGGAGATGCGCGCCGCCGCCCAGGCGGCCGCGAACATCGGCGCGCCGTTCTGCGGCACCATGAGCTTCGACACCGCCGGGCGCACGATGATGGGCATCACCCCGGCCATGCTGTCGGGCATCGCCGCGGCGCTGCCGGGCAGCCCGGTGGCCTTCGGGGCGAACTGCGGCGTCGGCGCCTCCGACCTGCTGCGCACCGTGCTGGGCATCACCGAGAACGCCCCGGGCGCGGTGGTGGTGGCCAAGGGCAACGCCGGCATCCCGCGGTACATGGACGGACACATCCACTACAACGGCACCCCGGAGCTGATGGCCGATTACGCGGTGCTCGCCCGCGACTGCGGCGCGCGCATCATCGGGGGTTGCTGCGGCACCACGCCTGCGCATCTCTCGGCCATGCGCCGCGCGCTGGAGACCGTGCCGCCGGGCCCGCGTCCGACGCTGGAGACCATCGCCGGGCGTCTCGGCGGCTTTTCCTCGGCCAGCGACGGCGCCGGAGAGGCCGCCCCCGCCCGGGAACGCCGCCGGCGCCGGGCCTGAGCCCCGGGTCGGTATGGGGCAGAGCCCCGTCGCCTTTGACATGTCGGGCCGCCACGGCGCGTGGCAGGCTCGGCAAATCGTCCCTCATGTGAGCAGGATACCGAGACATGGCCGATGACGACCTCATCCTGAGCGACCTCCCCGACGACGAGCTCGTGCCGCAGATGCACGACGATCTCTACGACGGGATGAAGGAGGAGATCGAGGAATCCGTCCACATCCTGCTCAGCCGGGGCTGGGCGCCCTATGACATCCTCACCCAGGCGCTGGTCGAGGGCATGCGCATCGTCGGCAACGACTTCCGGGACGGCATCCTGTTCGTGCCCGAGGTGCTGCTGGCGGCCAATGCCATGAAGGGCGGCATGACCATCCTCAAGCCGCTGCTGATCGAGACCGGCGCGCCGCGCCTGGGCAAGATGGTGATCGGCACGGTGAAGGGCGACATCCACGACATCGGCAAGAACCTCGTCTCCATGATGATGGAGGGCGCCGGGTTCGAGGTGGTGGACCTCGGCATCAACAACGCGGTGGAGAATTACCTCGGCGCGCTGGAGCGCGAGCAGGCCGACATCCTGGGCATGTCCGCGCTGCTCACCACCACCATGCCCTACATGAAGGTGGTGATCGACACGCTGAAGGAGCAGGGCAAGCGCGAGGACTACATCGTGCTGGTGGGCGGCGCGCCGCTGAACGAGGAGTTCGGCCGTGCCATCGGGGCCGACGCCTACTGCCGCGACGCGGCCGTGGCGGTCGAGACCGCGAAGGAGTTCATCGCCCGCAAGCACAACCGGTTCGCCACGGGCTGAGCATGGAGCCCGACGACACCCGGCTGACGGAGGAGGGGCTGGCCGGCCCCGAGGCCGCGGGCGGGCCCGGACGGGTGCTGCTGATCGCCTGCGGGGCGCTGGCGCGCGAGATCCTCGCCCTCACCCGCGCCAACGGCTGGGAGCATCTCGACCTCACCTGCCTGCCCGCCGCGCTGCACAACCGCCCCGAGCGCATCCCCGAGGCCGTCCGCGGCCGGGTCCGCGCCGGCCGTGCCGCCGGCTACGGCGCGATCTTCGTGGTCTATGCCGATTGCGGCACCGGCGGCCTGCTGGACCGTGTCTGCGCCGAGGAAGGGGTGGAACGCATC of Paroceanicella profunda contains these proteins:
- a CDS encoding precorrin-6A/cobalt-precorrin-6A reductase — translated: MRATQDRGILLLGGAREAEDLAAALSAGPGAGALLIRPPGLRGTGFDTPATSLPPGDVSGRARLGRGCAAVVIATHPFDAAGTASGVAVARALGLPALRLLRPAWRPGPGDGWQQVETAGAAAEAAAGRGARRVFLAVGRDRLAPFAAALPEAELFVRVLGPGPLLARGQVLEAPGPFTAAGEAELFARLGVDLVVARNTGGAGGWPKLAAARALGLPAILLAQPAPPPGLARAATVAAAVRWISGKLGVEIPPGVA
- a CDS encoding SufE family protein; the encoded protein is MAAADFEEIVDAFEFLEDWEDRYRHVIDLGREMDPLPEALHTEGAKVHGCASQVWMIPRVQGTGPEAVVTFDGDSDALIVRGLIAVLRTRVNGETAGTLCNLDIVAELARLGLDKHLSAQRSNGLRAMVARVREIAETTAKG
- a CDS encoding DUF1638 domain-containing protein, which translates into the protein MEPDDTRLTEEGLAGPEAAGGPGRVLLIACGALAREILALTRANGWEHLDLTCLPAALHNRPERIPEAVRGRVRAGRAAGYGAIFVVYADCGTGGLLDRVCAEEGVERIAGPHCYSFFDGNEMFASRAEAEIGTFYLTDFLARQFDTLVWRGMGLDRHPDLRDMYFGNYDRVVYLAQTDDPALTERARAGAERLGLAFERRFTGYGDLAPVLSGVAG
- the bmt gene encoding betaine--homocysteine S-methyltransferase; translation: MSNLLSDLLSTRDWLMADGATGTNLFNSGLPTGEAPELWNFDAPEKIRDLYRGSVDAGSDIILTNSFGGTANRLKLHGLQDRVHEVNARAAELARDVVSKAGRPVVVAGSMGPTGELLQPVGPLTFEEAVASFEAQARGLIAGGADVLWAETISSEEEMRAAAQAAANIGAPFCGTMSFDTAGRTMMGITPAMLSGIAAALPGSPVAFGANCGVGASDLLRTVLGITENAPGAVVVAKGNAGIPRYMDGHIHYNGTPELMADYAVLARDCGARIIGGCCGTTPAHLSAMRRALETVPPGPRPTLETIAGRLGGFSSASDGAGEAAPARERRRRRA
- a CDS encoding ParA family protein, producing MKTILIANRKGGCGKTLTAITLAAALAQAGGARGARVALADADPQKSALRWLKLRPAALAPIRALDWTASGDFGNRPKKLDWLVIDAPGALDVENAAALIGEANAVVVPVLPSVFDADSTRRFLREVEDLKRIRKGKARLHLLAMRVRPQARAATSLAGFFEKIGQQPLAWVTERAAYGDLAAEGAALHDRPQKLYAPMKAQWQPLIDTLTSAG
- the rnd gene encoding ribonuclease D, with the protein product MQIITTTEDLARFCSDCATAPYVTVDTEFLRERTYYAQLCLVQLARPAAEGEDDEASAAIVDPLAKGLSLEPLFELMRNTGVMKVFHAARQDLEIFYTLMGSVPEPIFDSQVAAMVCGLGDQASYESLVRRVARQGMDKSARFTDWSRRPLSEKQLSYAIADVTHLRVIYEALSAQLAESGRTAWVDEEMAILTSPATYDMDPEEAWRRVKTRTTAPKFLAVVRELAAWRERQARERDVPRNRLLKDDALLEIASNKPTTLEELGRSRLLQREGRRNDMSDGILRAVAAGIACPPDKRPVVPEPFVPKPGGQALGDLLRVLLKAKAEASGVAPRLIASSADLDRIASGEDADVPAMSGWRHEVFGGDAERLREGRIALSADQGGVKLIEI
- a CDS encoding corrinoid protein; translation: MADDDLILSDLPDDELVPQMHDDLYDGMKEEIEESVHILLSRGWAPYDILTQALVEGMRIVGNDFRDGILFVPEVLLAANAMKGGMTILKPLLIETGAPRLGKMVIGTVKGDIHDIGKNLVSMMMEGAGFEVVDLGINNAVENYLGALEREQADILGMSALLTTTMPYMKVVIDTLKEQGKREDYIVLVGGAPLNEEFGRAIGADAYCRDAAVAVETAKEFIARKHNRFATG